The DNA region TAACCCTAATCATATAAACGGCCCGTAGAGAGGAGTGAAGAAATAAGCACTTGTCAAAGGGGATCCGGTTCGTATATACTCATGTCGCAAGTGGCATGAACGTATATAATTACATAAGCCCAAGGAGATGAAGCACGCATGTCGATCAGCTTGAATGTGTATCTTGTAACCAATGGAAACGGACGAGAAGCCGTCGATTTCTACAAAGACGTTTTCGATGCGAAAGTGCTTGCTATTCAGACCTTCGGCGAAGGCCCGTCGAGTCCTGATCACCCGATTCCGCCCGAAGCTACAGATTGGATTATGCACGCTTCTTTGCAGATTGGTGGTTCGGTGTTAATGTTGTCCGATACGTTACCTGGCATGCCTCATATTATCGGTAACCACATTAGCGTGACCGTCAATACGGATACTGCGGATGAGGCCAAACAGATTTTCAACAAGCTTGAAGCTGGCGGTGAAGTGGGCATGCCCATCCAGGAGACATTCTGGAGTCCAGCCTATGGCATGGTAACGGACAAGTTTGGTGTACAGTTTCAGATTAGCGCTACACCTGGACAAGCGTAGGACTGCTTTCCCTCGACCGTATCGCTTTACAATGAAAAAACCTCTACGATCTGCTTTAGGCAGTCGTGGAGGTTTTTTAAGTACCCTTTTGAGAGATTAATCTTCCTTTTGAATCTTGGAAGGATTGTTGATTTTATAGGGAACCGGGTTCTTGGTCAGCTTTTTCTTGATGATTTTGGCTTCAAAAGTCAGCACATCACCAACCTCAAGCTCCTTTTTCTTCATGGTGGCACTGTGGCTGGACCAGGCTTCGCCAATGTCAACGACATCAGGCTCCGTAATCGTAACGGCTTCGTATATGATGACCTCGTCGTCGTTGTCGGAAAAGTGGTTCGGCACAGTCGTAAATTCCTTCACAACTGCAGACATTTTCACTTTACCCTCCGGCAAATCAATCTTGGTCGACTTGGCCTTGGCTGCGGTTTTTGCCTTTGGTTTGGCTGTACTGGTTGTCCCGTTTGCGGGTCCAATATACTCTTCCACCAGACCGTCCGGGTCACCTTTTAGACCAGTTGAGTTATCGTCATCATCATCGTCCGTATCCAGATTCGAATGAATCTCATTCAAACCGGCTGGAATTTCCTCTGAATCAGAGCCAGCATACTGGCCGAGGATTTCCTCTGATTGGGGTGAAGCGACTGGTTCGTTAGGCTTGTCTGTTCCTGTTCCAGCTGCAATCGGATTTTTAATACTATAGCTGGACGCCTGCATTTCCTTTAGGTACGACGGATGAATACAGTGCTTTTGATCATTGTCCAGTTGAATGACTGCGGCCATATGATCGACAAAGCCAATGATGGTGCAAGGCACATTCAGCCCATTTCCTTTATAATAGAAGGTTTTGGCCTTAGTGGCTTTCTCCGAAAGCAGGCCCCACTCCTGACACTTTTCAATCAGCTCATCCTCGTTCTCCAAAGCGGTATAATACTGCGGTTCAATCATAAAAGCATATGCCATAACGAGTTTCCGCCTTTCCAATCTTTTTCTTCATATTCATCGTTGCCAAATTACATTCAGTGTATCACAAAAGTGTACCCATAGAAGAGTATAAAGCGCCTCCCCAGGCGCCTTATGTTATAATTTTACACAAGACACAACCCGTTGTTACACAGGCTGAGCCTGCGGTTATGCAAACAAACAAATAAATGTTCCTGTATTAAAGTGAGTGATTGAGTATACATATAAAAGTCTAATCTTCAGAGAGGACGATTTTCATGGACAAAAAAACAAATCCCCAAGCACTTTGGCTTGTCCTGGGTATCGCCATTGGAATAAGTATGGGTGTGGCTGCAAATCAGCTGGCTCTGGGGGTTGCCTTTGGTGCGGCACTGGGCGTTGTGGTTGGATCGGTCGTTAGCAAACGTGCAGGCTCGGGACTGGATGATATGCTGAGTGAGCATGTCAAGGAACTGCATAAGCAGGAGGAATGGGAAGAGGTGCTTGAGCGTTCGCAAGATCATCCGGTGCTGCTGCTGAAACACAGTACAACCTGTCCAACCAGTGCGAGAGCGTATAGGGAGTTTATGGCGTTTGTGGGTTCGAATGCATCAGATCCCGCACAGAAGATGGAATACCGGATTGTCAAAGTCATCGAAAGTCGCTCGCTGTCCCGCCGCATTGCGGAAGATACCGAGGTTCACCATGAATCGCCTCAAGTTCTGCTGCTGGACAGCGGACAGGTTATTCAACATTCGTCACACGGAAAAATTACCCGGAAGAGACTACTGCAATGGGCCCAGAATCCGTTTGGATGAAGGGTGCAGAAATTCGTTTCACTTTAAAAATAATAAAAAAAATCATATCCTTACATGCGAATATCGATTAAAATATAAATGGCCTTCATATTTCTGAATCGGAGTGATCCATATGGAACAATATAAGTTCAAGTCGGAACATAGTCAGATGATTGTGGATGCTATTGTTGAAGGATACCATGACTATATTGAGCACCGTAAAGATCGGAAAGATAAAATGAAGATTAGTTCAGCGTTTGCCTGGACTAAGGGCAACTTTATTGAGAGCAAAATCGCAGACTATTGCGGTGAACAAGGATTCACTCACAAAAAATCCAAAGCAGGTTTAACGTGGGACTATCTTCAGTTCACACACGAAGATTCAAAAGTTCTGTTTCTGATTAGGAATGCCGCCTATTTTAATGTAAATAGTTTCTCCAGAGCTACGATACCTACGGGTGGTGACAACAAGGGTGCTTTCCGTACGTATCTACATGATCTCTCCAAGATTAATAAAGATTTGAAATTCTCTTTGACCCAGCCAGTTAATGCTGGACAAGATAAGCTGGAGAGAGTCGAACAACTGTCCTTTCCCATTTCAGAGAGTCAGGTTAGTCGTGTGAAAGAAGAACTTGAACACTTTGCATCTACGTATAATGAATTTCATATACTCACTTATGCTATTGATGATGCATATCAAATTTCGAAGGTTCAGCATTATTTGCCCAATCCGCATGATAATATTGCTTATTTTATAGAAGACTTGTCGGATCTGATATCAGGTGCTGAGCTAAATGAGAGTGACCGTGAGGTACTTGCACCAGAGATGGAAGATATCGTTGATCCGGCAGCATATGATATTGAAATTTTGGAAGAAGAACAGTGGGGAAAATTCCCCGGGTAGTTCAGTAAGGAGGGAGCAGCATGTTCGTTGGTGAAAATTTGACCAATTTGCGGATCATGCATGGGTATTCGAGAAAGCAGCTCTCCGAACAATTAGGTGTGACAGAACAAGCAGTCTGGCAATATGAAAATGCGTATACCTCACCCAAAGTGCCAATCGTGAATGAGTTGAAACGCATCTTCAGTGTAAAAAGCAAGTATTTTTATACAAAGGATATGCTTGCAGAGCATAATAACTTTGCCAATATCAATGTTATGAACATTGCCTATCGTTCGAAGGTGTTGAATGTAATCTCCAAGACACAGACAGAAGCAAAGCACGTAGAGTATTTGGATACGTTCATCAATTATATTACTGCTCAGATTAGCATTCCTACGCTGAACATTATCAAGCTTCGGGAAGAGGTTATTGAGTATATACATCATTCAGACGATGATCGTTCTACTCAAATTCATTATGTTGCACATCTTGCGCGGCAACGGCTTAATCTGGAGCCATCTACGAATGAGAACCTCATGTTTTGGATCGAAAAAAGCGGTGTATTTGTGTTTGAGAAAGCGATCGGTGAAGAAATTGATGCGTACAGCCTTTGGACGCGAAACGATCGCCCGTTTATCATACTTGGCAACATAAAACGCTCAGCGGTTCGCAGAAACTTTGATATTGCGCACGAACTTGGCCATTTGCTGCTTCATTATCGTCTTGAGTTCTCCAATCTGGACCGAAAAGAACACAAATTGATTGAGAATGAAGCCAATTTGTTTGCGGGTGCCTTTTTATTGCCTAAGGAAGAATTCTCATTGGACATGAATGGCATCACTCACAAGACGAATCCCGATCAATATCTTGACTTGAAAAAGAAATGGAAGACCTCACTTCAAGTACTGGGATACAGGGCAGCGCATCTAGGAGTAATGGAAACAAAGGATCATCGTAATTTCTATGCGGCGATGCACCGAAGAGGATATTTGGAAAGGGAACCCTTCGATCATACCATTCCGCTGCAAAAACCGATGCGAATCAAAACCATCATTGACTTGCTCTCCAAGAAAGGTCTTGTGGATATTCGTTATATGATTGAGGAGGATTGGAAAGTGGAGACTTCCTTCTTTCATCATATGACTGGAATAAGCACAGACTTTTTTAACAAGTATATGACGAACAAGCGAGAAACTAACACTCAAAATGTTAGGAAAATGCCCACACGCAGCTCTTGAAATGGAGTAGAGCTTGTCTTCAAATCGACTGAAAGCCGAAGTGGACCTGGGAACATGTCCGGAGCAGAGCAAGGAGCGAGCTAACAAATCTGAGGCGTCTTATTCAAGGGTTTGAAGCGCCCGCAGAAATCTAAGGAGCCTGAGACATGCTATATCAGAATAAACAGCCGTTTGAAGCGTTTTTGTCAGGGGATTTCGGGAAATAACGTGTCTGATGTTCCTTACTTTATAAAAAGAGGGCTCGAAGGCGAAATAAGACGTCCTGTGTTCCTTAGAAAATTGTCTACTCATTCGCCAGCATCAGCATACTTGAACTTTAAGACTTTTTAGAAGCTGACCTCCATCATGGTAGAGCTTGATTGAATTTGAAGACAGACCGTAGTAGGTAATGATTGCTTAGTATAAAAATGCACATAGACTTGTTCCCTTCAGCTCATCGCTGAGGGGAGCGGGTCTTTTTTTTACGTTTTTTTTACACCCTGACGGGTCTTTCTTTACCCCCTTTTTACAGCGTTTCGTATTACGATTTCATATGTAGAAGGTTGCAAGAACGGTAGACAGAGGGGGGAGAGCATTGGTGAATGATGCCACGATAATCGGGCTCGTTGTACTGTTGTTTGTGGTGTTCTGGGGATTTGTGAAATTTTGCGAGAAGGCTTGAATGCATAGGGCATGAAAGGGGAGGAGTCATATGAACTTCATTGGGATGATTGTGCTCGCGCTGGTAATCTACCTCGGTTATGTGCTGGTGAGGCCGGAGAAATTCTGATGGTCGCATATTGCACCAATCCAAAGGCACTCGGATCGTCGATTTTAGGGAGGACATACGGATATGAGTAGCGGTTTATTACAGGTGGCGGTGACGCTGCTGATCATCATACTGCTGGTGAAGCCAGTAGGGAGTTACTTGGTGAAGGTGTTTGACGGCAAGAGAACAGGTCTGGATCGGGTATTTGGTGGGCCTGAGCGATTGCTGTATCGATTGATGGGGGTCAAGGAAAACGAGTCGATGGGTTGGAAAAAGTACCTGTCCGCTGTTCTCATCTCAAACTTCGTTATGCTGTTATTGATGTTTCTGGTGCTGCGGCTGCAACAATATTTGCCGCTCAACCCGGATGGCATTAGCAATATGCCTGCGGCCCAAGCCTTTAATACAGCTGCATCGTTCATGACCAACACGAACTGGCAGTCTTACACGGGCGAGAACGCCCTGTCGTATCTATCACAGATGCTGGCAGTGACGTTTCCGATGTTCACCTCAGCCGCGACCGGCTTCGCGGTTGCTATTGCCTTCATTCGCGGCCTGGTGGGCCGACGGGATGAACTGGGGAACTTTTAC from Paenibacillus sp. JNUCC-31 includes:
- a CDS encoding potassium-transporting ATPase subunit F, with product MIVLALVIYLGYVLVRPEKF
- the ytxJ gene encoding bacillithiol system redox-active protein YtxJ, whose protein sequence is MDKKTNPQALWLVLGIAIGISMGVAANQLALGVAFGAALGVVVGSVVSKRAGSGLDDMLSEHVKELHKQEEWEEVLERSQDHPVLLLKHSTTCPTSARAYREFMAFVGSNASDPAQKMEYRIVKVIESRSLSRRIAEDTEVHHESPQVLLLDSGQVIQHSSHGKITRKRLLQWAQNPFG
- a CDS encoding spr1629 family repressor/antitoxin, which translates into the protein MFVGENLTNLRIMHGYSRKQLSEQLGVTEQAVWQYENAYTSPKVPIVNELKRIFSVKSKYFYTKDMLAEHNNFANINVMNIAYRSKVLNVISKTQTEAKHVEYLDTFINYITAQISIPTLNIIKLREEVIEYIHHSDDDRSTQIHYVAHLARQRLNLEPSTNENLMFWIEKSGVFVFEKAIGEEIDAYSLWTRNDRPFIILGNIKRSAVRRNFDIAHELGHLLLHYRLEFSNLDRKEHKLIENEANLFAGAFLLPKEEFSLDMNGITHKTNPDQYLDLKKKWKTSLQVLGYRAAHLGVMETKDHRNFYAAMHRRGYLEREPFDHTIPLQKPMRIKTIIDLLSKKGLVDIRYMIEEDWKVETSFFHHMTGISTDFFNKYMTNKRETNTQNVRKMPTRSS
- a CDS encoding spr1630 family ClpXP-sensitive toxin, which translates into the protein MEQYKFKSEHSQMIVDAIVEGYHDYIEHRKDRKDKMKISSAFAWTKGNFIESKIADYCGEQGFTHKKSKAGLTWDYLQFTHEDSKVLFLIRNAAYFNVNSFSRATIPTGGDNKGAFRTYLHDLSKINKDLKFSLTQPVNAGQDKLERVEQLSFPISESQVSRVKEELEHFASTYNEFHILTYAIDDAYQISKVQHYLPNPHDNIAYFIEDLSDLISGAELNESDREVLAPEMEDIVDPAAYDIEILEEEQWGKFPG
- a CDS encoding VOC family protein, whose protein sequence is MSISLNVYLVTNGNGREAVDFYKDVFDAKVLAIQTFGEGPSSPDHPIPPEATDWIMHASLQIGGSVLMLSDTLPGMPHIIGNHISVTVNTDTADEAKQIFNKLEAGGEVGMPIQETFWSPAYGMVTDKFGVQFQISATPGQA